The Papaver somniferum cultivar HN1 unplaced genomic scaffold, ASM357369v1 unplaced-scaffold_107, whole genome shotgun sequence genome includes a region encoding these proteins:
- the LOC113327695 gene encoding early endosome antigen 1-like: MRKLFSFRSSSSSNVINDRAPPPAPPDNEEVYWEAPFKFGDNTQLNKTLKQIPERQNLAPCTGLRRSLSFSSASYIGSPMNNGNMHAQSDDILVGCRSRTPDRHSKAKRSEGLAARNKYGLEKVESPCSSNSIDSKRDSAHGSPQPNSARLVHVSNNVLDLYIDGEQNQDMNLRKRSSSFRCQSNIAVGGRRPPRIQTTAPVSPTDMRKDKGRSPSFRDNHLRLSTREWKRTEFGSESPQKLARNVVERLSQVFPHKPKTRSRDLNPDTPTTVEDIFESFVDPNPSSYSDVITQKNCVSDTPYDTMTGYVGDVGKDFSDERFSTADASVSMYLDKEDVELHKYADEAQERVMCISEEIEQDTLLRSRDFSVSELFQTIRSLSEEKRSLAEEVLTQIQCRISERESAREAHRGAMVEIDSRTRRLEREKNELQTTLEQELDRRSSDWSFKLEKYQLEEQRLRERVRELAEQNVSLQREVSSSNVKEAENRNQMANAEVQLKDLTAKLEETTKENCALRQNLSKLHDQCKGAENDRDCIRQSYKATEKEIKELQKTVARLQRTCSEQERMIKGLRQGLAEDAERKEPFDYDANRWKMEQVRLTGVEQVLRREVESYRLEVESIRRENMNLLDRLNNSGIEGGSAGFRLEQELKDRIFCLQKQGLSLFDESCLLCEKLLGFFNGKTDKSAGKIQEVGKDGYFIVEANMKVQNMKRGIESLTRSLQSISLVLEEKSNTENDSSGKLKDKASEDDIAFKLKAETLLTTLLREKLLSKQQEVEQLQAEVATAARGHDILRSEVQGALDSLSRASHKMKDLELKLMKKEDTIHQLTSELQQCEKELASVKGVLSKMTEERDLCWDEVKNYSEKNMLLNSEVNMLRKKVESLDEDVHIKEGQITILRDSLGNRKPFDILYSPNSMQEMEHF, from the exons ATGAGGAAGTTATTCTCCTTTcgttcttcatcttctagcaaCGTAATCAACGACCGTGCTCCTCCCCCTGCACCACCTGATAATGAGGAGGTCTATTGGGAAGCGCCTTTTAAATTTGGAGACAACACTCAACTGAACAAAACTCTAAAACAAATCCCAGAAAGACAAAATTTGGCTCCATGTACAGGCCTTAGAAGGAGCCTCTCATTTTCATCTGCATCATATATTGGATCTCCTATGAATAACGGGAATATGCATGCTCAATCTGATGATATTTTAGTTGG TTGTCGTTCCCGTACCCCGGATAGGCACTCCAAAGCAAAAAGAAGTGAAGGTCTTGCTGCTAGGAACAAATATGGTCTGGAGAAGGTTGAATCTCCCTGTTCATCAAATTCCATTGACTCGAAACGTGACTCTGCTCACGGATCTCCTCAACCCAATTCTGCGCGTTTGGTTCATGTctcaaataatgttttggacCTTTACATAGACGGGGAACAGAATCAAGATATGAATTTGAGAAAAAGAAGCAGTTCTTTTAGATGCCAATCTAATATCGCAGTTGGTGGTAGACGGCCTCCGCGAATTCAAACTACTGCACCAGTTTCCCCTACGGATATGAGAAAAGACAAAGGGAGGTCTCCTTCCTTCAGAGATAATCATCTTAGGCTTTCAACTAGAGAGTGGAAAAGAACAGAGTTTGGGTCTGAGTCGCCACAAAAACTTGCAAGAAATGTTGTTGAGAGACTATCTCAGGTGTTTCCTCATAAGCCAAAAACCAGATCCCGCGATTTAAATCCTGACACTCCAACCACGGTTGAAGATATCTTTGAGAGCTTCGTGGACCCAAATCCCAGTTCATATTCTGATGTTATTACCCAAAAAAATTGTGTGTCTGATACACCTTATGATACCATGACTGGTTATGTTGGTGACGTGGGCAAGGACTTCTCAGATGAAAGATTTTCTACGGCAGATGCTTCAGTTTCCATGTACCTAGACAAGGAGGACGTGGAGTTGCACAAGTACGCAGATGAAGCCCAGGAGAGGGTCATGTGTATATCTGAAGAAATTGAGCAGGATACTCTACTTAGGAGTCGAGATTTCAGTGTGTCAGAATTATTTCAGACAATTAGAAGTCTCAGTGAGGAGAAGAGAAGCTTGGCAGAGGAAGTTTTGACCCAGATACAGTGCCGAATTTCGGAGAGAGAATCTGCTAGAGAAGCTCACAGAGGGGCAATGGTGGAAATTGATTCACGGACAAGAAGATTGGAGCGAGAAAAAAATGAGCTGCAGACAACATTGGAACAGGAGTTGGATAGAAGGTCCAGCGACTGGTCATTTAAGCTTGAGAAGTACCAGTTAGAAGAGCAAAGGTTACGGGAGAGGGTAAGGGAGTTGGCAGAGCAAAATGTTTCGCTCCAGAGAGAAGTCTCTTCTTCTAATGTCAAGGAGGCGGAAAATAGAAACCAAATGGCTAATGCGGAGGTACAGCTGAAGGATTTAACTGCAAAATTGGAAGAAACAACGAAGGAGAATTGTGCTCTTCGGCAAAACCTGTCAAAACTGCATGACCAGTGTAAAGGGGCTGAAAATGATAGAGATTGTATCAGACAGAGCTACAAAGCCACAGAGAAGGAAATCAAAGAGTTACAGAAAACTGTAGCAAGGCTGCAGAGGACCTGCAGTGAGCAAGAAAGGATGATTAAGGGTCTGCGGCAAGGGCTTGCTGAGGATGCTGAAAGGAAGGAACCCTTTGATTACGATGCTAATAGATGGAAAATGGAGCAGGTTAGACTGACGGGTGTTGAACAAGTTTTAAGAAGGGAGGTTGAGTCATATAGACTTGAAGTTGAATCTATACGGCGGGAGAACATGAATCTGTTGGATCGCCTAAACAACAGTGGTATTGAGGGTGGATCAGCAGGCTTCAGGCTTGAGCAGGAGCTGAAAGATAGAATCTTTTGCTTACAGAAACAAGGATTATCATTGTTTGATGAAAGTTGTCTGTTGTGTGAAAAGTTGCTAGGATTCTTTAACGGTAAAACAGATAAGAGTGCTGGGAAAATTCAAGAAGTTGGAAAGGATGGGTACTTTATAGTTGAAGCCAATATGAAagttcaaaatatgaaaagaggAATTGAGAGCCTGACACGAAGTTTACAGTCAATATCACTGGTGTTGGAAGAAAAGTCGAATACTGAGAATGACAGCTCTGGGAAACTGAAGGATAAGGCTTCAGAG GATGATATTGCATTCAAACTCAAGGCAGAAACTCTCTTGACAACCCTATTGCGAGAAAAGTTGTTGTCTAAACAACAGGAAGTGGAGCAATTGCAAGCTGAGGTGGCAACAGCGGCAAGAGGTCATGATATTCTTAGATCTGAGGTCCAGGGTGCACTAGATTCCCTCTCTAGAGCATCTCACAAGATGAAGGATCTAGAACTTAAG TTGATGAAGAAAGAGGATACTATTCATCAACTCACAAGTGAACTCCAACAATGTGAAAAAGAGCTGGCATCGGTAAAGGGAGTGCTCTCGAAGATGACAGAAGAGAGAGATTTGTGTTGGGATGAAGTGAAGAATTACAGTGAGAAGAACATGTTGCTGAACAGTGAAGTGAACATGTTAAGGAAGAAAGTTGAAAGCCTGGACGAAGATGTGCATATTAAAGAGGGCCAGATCACAATTCTAAGAGACAGTCTTGGAAATAGAAAGCCCTTTGACATTCTCTATAGTCCTAATTCCATGCAAGAGATGGAGCATTTTTGA
- the LOC113328322 gene encoding uncharacterized protein LOC113328322 isoform X2, which produces MASLPEDIIMDVLLKSSVKSISRFKCVGKHWLSSETSISSVRCLPLNGSTGNLEIRFKITARSTLRPEGRTTGSLISVDSSASRNSKVII; this is translated from the exons ATGGCAAGCCTTCCTGAAGATATTATCATGGATGTACTTTTGAAGTCATCAGTAAAATCAATCTCTCGTTTCAAGTGTGTGGGCAAACACTG GTTATCATCTGAAACAAGCATATCTTCAGTAAGATGCCTTCCGCTGAATGGATCAACAGGGAACTTGGAAATACGATTTAAGATAACAGCACGATCCACTCTACGACCTGAAGGAAGAACAACTGGATCTCTCATCAGTGTAGATTCAAGTGCATCCCGGAACTCCAAG GTTATCATCTGA
- the LOC113328322 gene encoding F-box protein CPR1-like isoform X1: protein MEAYNRDLFWRYGVCYDSKIDDYKLFRIGANTRYSSTSEVFCRLGSNSWNSIGNIPYNTCYRTKISTKTLNGIIHWIGETKVIVSFDIVDERTKEIQIPSCYLGYPSGFMEVGVFGEELYLLVYAVGKNIDLWVMKDYGVVDSWTTIFSLSQRTGNFDKLSPLHYLCEKRKILLQGSPLESKEDFLISYDLKSGRLTTLDIPCMPKHFYATTVAGSLFSLSSGESGKSSRKYKDVRRYACKYFSLTVERVKFGLGRCGWRTYFVFWLVLLGSYLALGRLGPQKCLYPFA from the coding sequence ATGGAAGCCTATAATAGAGACTTATTTTGGAGATATGGGGTTTGTTATGATTCGAAAATTGATGATTACAAGTTGTTTAGAATAGGGGCGAATACACGATATAGTAGTACTTCTGAAGTTTTTTGTAGATTAGGTTCGAATTCATGGAATAGTATTGGAAACATACCTTACAATACATGTTACAGGACTAAGATTTCTACCAAGACTTTAAATGGAATTATTCATTGGATAGGAGAAACGAAAGTTATAGTTTCGTTCGATATAGTTGACGAGCGAACGAAAGAGATCCAAATACCCAGTTGCTATTTAGGTTACCCGTCTGGTTTTATGGAAGTGGGTGTCTTCGGAGAGGAACTTTACCTATTAGTTTATGCTGTAGGGAAGAACATTGATCTATGGGTGATGAAGGATTATGGAGTTGTAGATTCTTGGACCACAATTTTCAGCCTTTCCCAAAGGACTGGAAATTTTGATAAATTATCGCCCTTGCATTATCTCTGTGAGAAACGCAAGATTCTATTACAGGGTTCTCCTTTAGAAAGCAAAGAGGATTTTTTAATCTCATATGACTTAAAAAGCGGAAGACTCACGACTCTTGATATTCCCTGCATGCCAAAACATTTTTATGCAACTACTGTTGCTGGAAGTCTATTTTCACTCAGTTCAGGTGAATCAGGAAAGAGTTCAAGAAAATATAAGGATGTCAGGAGGTACGCTTGTAAGTACTTTTCCCTGACAGTTGAGCGAGTGAAATTCGGATTAGGCAGGTGTGGCTGGCGCACATATTTTGTTTTCTGGCTTGTACTTCTTGGCAGCTATCTGGCATTGGGTAGATTGGGACCTCAAAAGTGTCTTTATCCTTTTGCTTGA
- the LOC113328106 gene encoding 17.5 kDa class II heat shock protein-like, producing MKHCKQYTDLLAPKRPHPLTDNKISDDKYEYILNVPENGFLDKLNARVENNNELVIEGKRRFERLWENLWLTNPQYLKKDERKNREFSRTFRLSNNANPRKVKAEKKHGMLTVTIEKYIDANPEKPKVIAKV from the coding sequence ATGAAGCACTGCAAACAGTACACAGATCTTCTTGCACCGAAAAGACCACATCCGCTAACTGATAATAAAATATCGGATGATAAATACGAGTACATATTGAATGTACCCGAGAATGGATTCTTGGACAAACTTAATGCTAGAGTTGAAAACAACAATGAGCTTGTAATCGAAGGAAAAAGAAGATTCGAACGTTTATGGGAGAATTTATGGTTGACTAATCCGCAGTATTTGAAGAAGGATGAGAGGAAGAACAGAGAATTTAGTCGGACATTTCGTTTGTCGAATAATGCAAATCCTAGGAAGGTTAAAGCTGAAAAGAAGCACGGCATGCTTACTGTtactatagaaaagtatattgatGCGAATCCTGAAAAACCAAAGGTCATTGCAAAGGTTTAA